A single window of Larimichthys crocea isolate SSNF chromosome XII, L_crocea_2.0, whole genome shotgun sequence DNA harbors:
- the LOC104922921 gene encoding myocardin-related transcription factor A isoform X5 — translation MPPLKSSAAFHEQRRSLERARTEDYLKRKIKSRPERSELIRMHILEETSAEPSLQAKQLQLKRARLADDLNDKISHRPGPMELIHKNILPVHSSIKQAIIETQFPKASGDNSSCDEDSNCSLSPEQSVSQESPLGLLPLPSPPETLTRSSIPSPTQVPPPVPPLPSVSASSPSLKLTNGTAAPSAQRTGAISQIKFQPKPNSDRSAQRHKKPKDTKPKIKKLKYHQYIPPDQKGDKEPPPHLDSSYAKILQQQQLFLQLQILNQQQQHYNYHAILPAPPKPQTDQQPSSSSSNSMTTSSPPRPVTAPSTTPSNQGSHSRQSSAPLGGTKPTSLPPNLDEMKVAELKSELKLRSLPVSGTKNDLIERLRTYQELNGGSDTTSSPTAGGTTGPGAEGAGKSSKTAATATNKGTSQQQQQFHFQCLQTPSADADSSATPGATAPQQLLCDGNISPLTPSEHSPGAMSPDDTSFNSEALGEMMSSPLTQLSLQPCLAAQLPVNIKEEPKCSTPAPCQFSLKAAALQKRCLASSTAPTTTTTAPAVVALDKDKMLQEKDKQIEELTRMLRQKQRLVEVLRMQLEHGKRGGLVPEPLVLVRVKQEPPDKPSVPLSSGHPSFPPPVSCELDVTKVTVKQEAVEEEEVVSETTIQSPDTRGLPQSSTQTQEAQKKPEQMSTPTKQQHICLQETTLQFAQQQAIQKLLLQQQHNAQNQQQTVQNRNQTLENQQNLQKLSQQRKKKSHKQQLKQQQQQQLSQSQQQQRQQQSKQHQQQMQLKQQILLKQQKSFLQQQNKQQQQTKQLQQIQIQTKIHLKQQQQLLVQQKQRAQQQSPQVSQTCLNQQSAPSFPLDLLKSNSAPTLVTDSNGNHFLIALSSHVTENQRSDAPDGKATNQIPLQRQQSTPAKLPGHNLVQLPRADNQTKQSAHVGFLKQQNTKEPQNGGLHVSADQPQQEVSQCLSAPPSLQPFFKDQESAPSGKNTLSPSSQIDLCPGLDVLFSPLSPASIKTAASSPDNKEHEDDFIDIILQTGEMPTTFKPAPDPSLDRLNPKSFTSSPPPSPLQLLLSPPVPPSCDTPQLAASVQSELQTLVDNTEERQHLGNTGSGRLEDFLESTTGKPLLGVEPGGLLTLIDDLHSQMLCTPSILDHPPSPMDTFDMEAEGGNGLDSMDWLDLTMGGVRGEETPTLAPLGPQTPTSVFSTDFLDSYDLQILQDSCL, via the exons CACTGAAAAGTTCAGCTGCTTTCCACGAACAGAGACGGAGCTTGGAACGAGCACGG aCTGAAGACTATCTCAAGAGGAAGATCAAGAGTAGACCAGAGCGATCTGAACTAATCAGGATGCACATCCTGGAGG AGACGTCAGCGGAGCCGTCACTTCAGGccaagcagctgcagctgaagaggGCTCGCCTCGCTGATGATTTGAACGATAAAATCTCCCACCGGCCGGGGCCCATGGAGCTGATCCACAAAAACATCCTGCCTGTTCACTCCAGCATTAAACAGGCCATCATAG AGACACAGTTTCCAAAGGCTTCGGGTGATAACTCGTCATGTGATGAGGACAGCAATTGCAGTCTGTCTCCAGAACAGTCGGTGAGCCAGGAGTCTCCTCTTGGACTGCTACCTCTGCCTTCTCCACCAGAGACTCTGACCAGGAGCAGCATCCCATCTCCTACACAG GtccctcctcctgttcctcctctcccATCAGTCTCCGCATCCTCCCCCTCATTGAAGCTGACCAATGGGACAGCAGCACCATCTGCCCAGAGGACGGGTGCGATCTCACAGATCAAG ttccAGCCGAAACCAAACTCTGACCGCTCAgcccaaagacacaaaaaaccAAAGGACACCAAGCCAAAG attaaaaagttaaagtacCATCAATACATCCCACCTGACCAGAAGGGAGATAAAGAGCCCCCCCCTCATCTGGACTCATCTTACGCCAAaatcctccagcagcagcagcttttcttGCAGCTCCAGATCctcaatcagcagcagcagcactacaACTACCACGCCATCCTGCCTGCACCACCCAA ACCTCAGACAGATCAGCagccttcctcttcctcctccaactccatgaccacctcctcccctcctcgaCCTGTCACCGCCCCGTCAACGACGCCCTCCAACCAGGGCAGTCACAGCCGACAGAGCTCTGCTCCTTTAGGTGGGACAAAACCAACGTCTCTACCCCCAAACCTGGACGAAATGAAG GTCGCTGAACTGAAGTCCGAGTTGAAGCTGCGTAGCTTGCCGGTCTCTGGCACCAAAAATGACCTCATCGAGAGGCTGAGGACCTACCAGGAGCTGAATGGAGGAAGCGACACTACCTCTTCTCCAACAGCAGGGGGTACCACGGGGCCAGGGGCTGAAGGAGCAGGAAAATCCTCCAAAACTGCTGCAACCGCCACCAACAAAGGCACATcgcagcaacagcaacagtttCACTTTCAGTGCCTTCAGACACCTTCAG CTGATGCAGATAGCAGTGCCACTCCAGGTGCAACCGCccctcagcagctcctctgcGATGGCAACATCTCCCCCCTCACCCCCTCTGAACACTCGCCAGGTGCCATGAGCCCAGACGATACCAGCTTTAACAGTGAAGCCCTGGGGGAAATG ATGAGTTCACCTCTCACCCAGTTGAGCCTGCAGCCGTGTTTAGCCGCTCAGCTTCCCGTTAACATTAAAGAAGAGCCCAAGTGCTCCACCCCAGCGCCGTGTCAGTTCTCTTTAAAGGCAGCCGCTCTGCAGAAACGTTGCCTGGCCTCGTCAACTGCCCCCACCACTACAACCACAGCTCCAGCAGTAGTGGCTCTGGACAAAGACAAGATGCTGCAGGAGAAAGACAAGCAGATAGAGGAGTTGACCAGGATGCTGAGGCAGAAACAGAGGCTGGTGGAGGTGCTGAGGATGCAGCTGGAGCACGGTAAGAGAGGAGGACTAGTTCCAGAGCCGCTGGTTCTTGTAAGAGTTAAACAAGAACCTCCTGATAAGCCCAGTGTCCCTCTCTCATCAGGCCATCCTTCATTCCCCCCTCCAGTGTCATGTGAGTTGGATGTTACCAAGGTAACTGTCAAACAGGAAGccgtggaggaagaggaggttgtGTCTGAGACAACTATTCAATCACCGGACACTCGTGGATTACCACAGTCCTCGACCCAAACCCAGGAGGCGCAGAAAAAGCCAGAGCAGATGAGCACACCGAcgaaacaacaacatatatgtCTCCAGGAAACCACTCTGCAATTCGCCCAGCAACAGGCCATCCAGAAACTTTTGCTGCAGCAACAGCACAACgctcagaaccagcagcagacagTTCAGAACCGCAATCAGACGCTGGAGAACCAGCAGAACCTGCAGAAACTTTctcagcagaggaagaagaaatctcacaaacagcagctcaagcaacaacagcagcagcagctgtcgcAGTCGCAGCAGCAACAGCGGCAGCAACAGTCcaaacaacatcagcagcagatgCAGCTGAAGCAACAGATTCTACTGAAGCAGCAAAAGTcgtttttacagcagcagaacaagcagcagcagcagacgaaACAACTGCAACAGATCCAGATACAGACCAAGATAcatctgaagcagcagcagcagctgctcgtTCAGCAGAAACAACGGGCACAGCAGCAGTCACCGCAG GTGTCTCAAACGTGCCTCAACCAGCAGTCGGCTCCCTCTTTCCCACTGGACCTCCTTAAGAGCAACTCCGCCCCGACTCTGGTCACCGACAGCAACGGTAACCACTTCCTGATTGCACTGAGCAGTCACGTCACTGAGAACCAAAGAAGCGACGCGCCTGATGGCAAAGCGACCAATCAAATCCCACTGCAG CGACAACAGTCCACTCCGGCCAAACTTCCTGGCCACAACCTCGTTCAGCTGCCCAGAGCTGATAATCAAACCAAACAGAGCGCACACGTGGGATTCTtgaagcaacaaaacacaaag GAGCCACAGAACGGGGGACTTCACGTATCCGCAGACCAGCCTCAGCAGGAAGTGTCTCAGTGTTTGTCAGCACCTCCCAGTCTGCAGCCTTTCTTCAAGGACCAGGAGAGTGCTCCCTCAGGGAAAAACACCTTATCACCTTCCTCTCAAATT GACTTGTGCCCCGGTCTGGATGTCTTGTTTAGTCCTCTGTCTCCAGCTTCCATTAAGACAGCTGCCTCATCGCCTGATAACAAA GAGCATGAAGATGACTTTATTGACATCATTTTGCAGACTGGAG AAATGCCGACCACCTTCAAACCAGCACCAGATCCTTCTCTGGACCGTCTAAACCCAAAATCCTTtacctcttcccctcctccctcgcCACTCCAGCTGTTACTATCACCTCCCGTCCCACCCAGCTGTGACACCCCACAGTTGGCCGCCTCGGTGCAGTCCGAGCTTCAGACTCTCGTGGACAACACAGAAGAGAGACAACACCTCGGTAACACCGGGAGTGGACGCCTGGAGGATTTCCTTGAAAGCACCACTGGTAAGCCTCTCCTTGGGGTGGAGCCTGGTGGCCTTTTGACTCTGATCGATGACCTCCACAGTCAAATGCTGTGCACTCCCAGCATCCTCGACCATCCCCCGTCTCCCATGGATACCTTCGACATGGAAGCTGAGGGGGGGAACGGGCTGGACAGTATGGATTGGTTGGACCTAACAATGGGAGGAGTGAGGGGAGAGGAAACACCCACGCTGGCTCCATTGGGTCCTCAGACACCCACTAGCGTGTTTTCCACAGACTTCCTGGACAGTTACGACCTGCAGATACTCCAGGACTCCTGCCTATAG
- the LOC104922921 gene encoding myocardin-related transcription factor A isoform X1, with protein sequence MLHALRSVYKPHSESLVTMETKFGERPNADASISSPQSEAVANELQELSLQPAPNLLPVRDRKNVLQLKLQQRRSREELVNQGIMPPLKSSAAFHEQRRSLERARTEDYLKRKIKSRPERSELIRMHILEETSAEPSLQAKQLQLKRARLADDLNDKISHRPGPMELIHKNILPVHSSIKQAIIETQFPKASGDNSSCDEDSNCSLSPEQSVSQESPLGLLPLPSPPETLTRSSIPSPTQVPPPVPPLPSVSASSPSLKLTNGTAAPSAQRTGAISQIKFQPKPNSDRSAQRHKKPKDTKPKIKKLKYHQYIPPDQKGDKEPPPHLDSSYAKILQQQQLFLQLQILNQQQQHYNYHAILPAPPKPQTDQQPSSSSSNSMTTSSPPRPVTAPSTTPSNQGSHSRQSSAPLGGTKPTSLPPNLDEMKVAELKSELKLRSLPVSGTKNDLIERLRTYQELNGGSDTTSSPTAGGTTGPGAEGAGKSSKTAATATNKGTSQQQQQFHFQCLQTPSADADSSATPGATAPQQLLCDGNISPLTPSEHSPGAMSPDDTSFNSEALGEMMSSPLTQLSLQPCLAAQLPVNIKEEPKCSTPAPCQFSLKAAALQKRCLASSTAPTTTTTAPAVVALDKDKMLQEKDKQIEELTRMLRQKQRLVEVLRMQLEHGKRGGLVPEPLVLVRVKQEPPDKPSVPLSSGHPSFPPPVSCELDVTKVTVKQEAVEEEEVVSETTIQSPDTRGLPQSSTQTQEAQKKPEQMSTPTKQQHICLQETTLQFAQQQAIQKLLLQQQHNAQNQQQTVQNRNQTLENQQNLQKLSQQRKKKSHKQQLKQQQQQQLSQSQQQQRQQQSKQHQQQMQLKQQILLKQQKSFLQQQNKQQQQTKQLQQIQIQTKIHLKQQQQLLVQQKQRAQQQSPQVSQTCLNQQSAPSFPLDLLKSNSAPTLVTDSNGNHFLIALSSHVTENQRSDAPDGKATNQIPLQRQQSTPAKLPGHNLVQLPRADNQTKQSAHVGFLKQQNTKEPQNGGLHVSADQPQQEVSQCLSAPPSLQPFFKDQESAPSGKNTLSPSSQIDLCPGLDVLFSPLSPASIKTAASSPDNKEHEDDFIDIILQTGEMPTTFKPAPDPSLDRLNPKSFTSSPPPSPLQLLLSPPVPPSCDTPQLAASVQSELQTLVDNTEERQHLGNTGSGRLEDFLESTTGKPLLGVEPGGLLTLIDDLHSQMLCTPSILDHPPSPMDTFDMEAEGGNGLDSMDWLDLTMGGVRGEETPTLAPLGPQTPTSVFSTDFLDSYDLQILQDSCL encoded by the exons CACTGAAAAGTTCAGCTGCTTTCCACGAACAGAGACGGAGCTTGGAACGAGCACGG aCTGAAGACTATCTCAAGAGGAAGATCAAGAGTAGACCAGAGCGATCTGAACTAATCAGGATGCACATCCTGGAGG AGACGTCAGCGGAGCCGTCACTTCAGGccaagcagctgcagctgaagaggGCTCGCCTCGCTGATGATTTGAACGATAAAATCTCCCACCGGCCGGGGCCCATGGAGCTGATCCACAAAAACATCCTGCCTGTTCACTCCAGCATTAAACAGGCCATCATAG AGACACAGTTTCCAAAGGCTTCGGGTGATAACTCGTCATGTGATGAGGACAGCAATTGCAGTCTGTCTCCAGAACAGTCGGTGAGCCAGGAGTCTCCTCTTGGACTGCTACCTCTGCCTTCTCCACCAGAGACTCTGACCAGGAGCAGCATCCCATCTCCTACACAG GtccctcctcctgttcctcctctcccATCAGTCTCCGCATCCTCCCCCTCATTGAAGCTGACCAATGGGACAGCAGCACCATCTGCCCAGAGGACGGGTGCGATCTCACAGATCAAG ttccAGCCGAAACCAAACTCTGACCGCTCAgcccaaagacacaaaaaaccAAAGGACACCAAGCCAAAG attaaaaagttaaagtacCATCAATACATCCCACCTGACCAGAAGGGAGATAAAGAGCCCCCCCCTCATCTGGACTCATCTTACGCCAAaatcctccagcagcagcagcttttcttGCAGCTCCAGATCctcaatcagcagcagcagcactacaACTACCACGCCATCCTGCCTGCACCACCCAA ACCTCAGACAGATCAGCagccttcctcttcctcctccaactccatgaccacctcctcccctcctcgaCCTGTCACCGCCCCGTCAACGACGCCCTCCAACCAGGGCAGTCACAGCCGACAGAGCTCTGCTCCTTTAGGTGGGACAAAACCAACGTCTCTACCCCCAAACCTGGACGAAATGAAG GTCGCTGAACTGAAGTCCGAGTTGAAGCTGCGTAGCTTGCCGGTCTCTGGCACCAAAAATGACCTCATCGAGAGGCTGAGGACCTACCAGGAGCTGAATGGAGGAAGCGACACTACCTCTTCTCCAACAGCAGGGGGTACCACGGGGCCAGGGGCTGAAGGAGCAGGAAAATCCTCCAAAACTGCTGCAACCGCCACCAACAAAGGCACATcgcagcaacagcaacagtttCACTTTCAGTGCCTTCAGACACCTTCAG CTGATGCAGATAGCAGTGCCACTCCAGGTGCAACCGCccctcagcagctcctctgcGATGGCAACATCTCCCCCCTCACCCCCTCTGAACACTCGCCAGGTGCCATGAGCCCAGACGATACCAGCTTTAACAGTGAAGCCCTGGGGGAAATG ATGAGTTCACCTCTCACCCAGTTGAGCCTGCAGCCGTGTTTAGCCGCTCAGCTTCCCGTTAACATTAAAGAAGAGCCCAAGTGCTCCACCCCAGCGCCGTGTCAGTTCTCTTTAAAGGCAGCCGCTCTGCAGAAACGTTGCCTGGCCTCGTCAACTGCCCCCACCACTACAACCACAGCTCCAGCAGTAGTGGCTCTGGACAAAGACAAGATGCTGCAGGAGAAAGACAAGCAGATAGAGGAGTTGACCAGGATGCTGAGGCAGAAACAGAGGCTGGTGGAGGTGCTGAGGATGCAGCTGGAGCACGGTAAGAGAGGAGGACTAGTTCCAGAGCCGCTGGTTCTTGTAAGAGTTAAACAAGAACCTCCTGATAAGCCCAGTGTCCCTCTCTCATCAGGCCATCCTTCATTCCCCCCTCCAGTGTCATGTGAGTTGGATGTTACCAAGGTAACTGTCAAACAGGAAGccgtggaggaagaggaggttgtGTCTGAGACAACTATTCAATCACCGGACACTCGTGGATTACCACAGTCCTCGACCCAAACCCAGGAGGCGCAGAAAAAGCCAGAGCAGATGAGCACACCGAcgaaacaacaacatatatgtCTCCAGGAAACCACTCTGCAATTCGCCCAGCAACAGGCCATCCAGAAACTTTTGCTGCAGCAACAGCACAACgctcagaaccagcagcagacagTTCAGAACCGCAATCAGACGCTGGAGAACCAGCAGAACCTGCAGAAACTTTctcagcagaggaagaagaaatctcacaaacagcagctcaagcaacaacagcagcagcagctgtcgcAGTCGCAGCAGCAACAGCGGCAGCAACAGTCcaaacaacatcagcagcagatgCAGCTGAAGCAACAGATTCTACTGAAGCAGCAAAAGTcgtttttacagcagcagaacaagcagcagcagcagacgaaACAACTGCAACAGATCCAGATACAGACCAAGATAcatctgaagcagcagcagcagctgctcgtTCAGCAGAAACAACGGGCACAGCAGCAGTCACCGCAG GTGTCTCAAACGTGCCTCAACCAGCAGTCGGCTCCCTCTTTCCCACTGGACCTCCTTAAGAGCAACTCCGCCCCGACTCTGGTCACCGACAGCAACGGTAACCACTTCCTGATTGCACTGAGCAGTCACGTCACTGAGAACCAAAGAAGCGACGCGCCTGATGGCAAAGCGACCAATCAAATCCCACTGCAG CGACAACAGTCCACTCCGGCCAAACTTCCTGGCCACAACCTCGTTCAGCTGCCCAGAGCTGATAATCAAACCAAACAGAGCGCACACGTGGGATTCTtgaagcaacaaaacacaaag GAGCCACAGAACGGGGGACTTCACGTATCCGCAGACCAGCCTCAGCAGGAAGTGTCTCAGTGTTTGTCAGCACCTCCCAGTCTGCAGCCTTTCTTCAAGGACCAGGAGAGTGCTCCCTCAGGGAAAAACACCTTATCACCTTCCTCTCAAATT GACTTGTGCCCCGGTCTGGATGTCTTGTTTAGTCCTCTGTCTCCAGCTTCCATTAAGACAGCTGCCTCATCGCCTGATAACAAA GAGCATGAAGATGACTTTATTGACATCATTTTGCAGACTGGAG AAATGCCGACCACCTTCAAACCAGCACCAGATCCTTCTCTGGACCGTCTAAACCCAAAATCCTTtacctcttcccctcctccctcgcCACTCCAGCTGTTACTATCACCTCCCGTCCCACCCAGCTGTGACACCCCACAGTTGGCCGCCTCGGTGCAGTCCGAGCTTCAGACTCTCGTGGACAACACAGAAGAGAGACAACACCTCGGTAACACCGGGAGTGGACGCCTGGAGGATTTCCTTGAAAGCACCACTGGTAAGCCTCTCCTTGGGGTGGAGCCTGGTGGCCTTTTGACTCTGATCGATGACCTCCACAGTCAAATGCTGTGCACTCCCAGCATCCTCGACCATCCCCCGTCTCCCATGGATACCTTCGACATGGAAGCTGAGGGGGGGAACGGGCTGGACAGTATGGATTGGTTGGACCTAACAATGGGAGGAGTGAGGGGAGAGGAAACACCCACGCTGGCTCCATTGGGTCCTCAGACACCCACTAGCGTGTTTTCCACAGACTTCCTGGACAGTTACGACCTGCAGATACTCCAGGACTCCTGCCTATAG